Proteins from one Fibrobacter sp. genomic window:
- a CDS encoding peptide ABC transporter substrate-binding protein, with protein sequence MRKLMKFFLFVSSLILFFLFFNCSQKLSPVESGIQTGTLHFGNQTEPQDLDPHITTGVPEFHILGSLFEGLVNLDPKDLSPLPGAARSWEVSDDGLTYTFHLRNGARWSNGDPLKASDFVFSFQRILSPALGAEYAYMLYSIKNARDFHTSQISDFSLVGAKASDDSTLVIELDKPTPYFLSLTAHHSFFPVNPSIILKHGKIDTRGTPWTRPSNLVGNGPFKLTSWEINKIVSVEKNPLYWDSSRVSLNTIHFYPIENNMTEERAFRTGQLHITANLPPQKISWYRENRPEVLRIDPYLGTYYYLVNVNRKPLDNVNVRRALSLAIDRKAITENLLKGGQNPATCFTPPEAGGGYRCDSMVMFDTTEAKRLLAEAGYGPGNPLPLISLLYNTSETHHMTAQAIQQMWKKYLGIDVTLVNQEWKVYLSSTHGKNYDIARMGWVGDYDDPNSFLDMWITDGGNNRTGWSNAAYDSLIELASRTADKDSRFAFFREAEKILLSELPVIPLYFYTNVYLLHPSVKGWDPNLLNIHNLKFISLK encoded by the coding sequence ATGAGAAAGTTGATGAAATTTTTTCTTTTTGTCTCCAGTCTTATCCTTTTCTTTTTGTTCTTCAACTGCTCACAGAAACTCTCCCCGGTAGAAAGTGGTATCCAGACCGGTACTCTTCACTTCGGAAATCAGACCGAGCCCCAGGATCTCGATCCACATATAACCACCGGTGTACCGGAGTTCCATATCCTGGGATCACTCTTTGAAGGGCTGGTAAATTTAGACCCCAAAGACCTCTCCCCTCTTCCGGGAGCGGCACGATCCTGGGAAGTATCCGATGACGGGCTTACGTATACTTTTCATTTAAGAAACGGCGCACGCTGGTCCAACGGCGATCCCCTGAAAGCATCAGACTTTGTTTTCTCTTTTCAGCGAATTCTCTCCCCTGCCCTGGGAGCAGAGTATGCCTATATGCTTTACAGCATTAAAAATGCCCGGGATTTTCACACCTCACAAATCTCCGACTTCTCCCTTGTCGGTGCAAAAGCATCAGATGATTCCACCCTGGTAATAGAGCTTGATAAACCCACCCCCTATTTTCTCTCCCTCACTGCACATCACTCCTTTTTTCCGGTTAATCCGTCAATTATTCTCAAACATGGAAAAATCGACACCAGAGGAACCCCATGGACCAGACCGAGCAATCTGGTGGGCAATGGCCCCTTTAAGTTGACATCATGGGAGATAAACAAGATCGTATCCGTGGAAAAAAATCCCCTGTACTGGGACAGTTCCAGGGTGTCTCTCAACACGATTCATTTCTATCCCATCGAAAACAACATGACAGAGGAAAGAGCGTTCCGTACAGGACAGCTCCATATCACCGCCAATCTTCCTCCGCAGAAAATCTCCTGGTACAGGGAAAACCGTCCTGAAGTACTGCGAATAGATCCGTACCTGGGTACCTATTACTACCTTGTAAACGTAAACAGGAAGCCGCTCGATAATGTAAATGTCAGGCGCGCGCTTTCTCTGGCAATAGACAGAAAAGCTATTACGGAAAACCTCCTCAAAGGAGGACAAAATCCGGCCACATGTTTTACACCTCCTGAGGCCGGGGGTGGGTACAGATGCGATTCCATGGTGATGTTTGACACTACAGAGGCAAAAAGGCTTCTTGCGGAGGCAGGCTATGGCCCAGGCAATCCTCTTCCGCTAATCTCTCTTTTGTATAACACATCTGAAACTCATCACATGACTGCGCAGGCAATCCAGCAGATGTGGAAAAAATATCTTGGTATCGATGTCACACTCGTGAATCAGGAATGGAAAGTTTACCTCTCATCGACTCATGGGAAAAACTACGATATAGCACGCATGGGATGGGTTGGTGATTATGATGACCCCAACTCTTTTCTTGATATGTGGATTACTGATGGCGGGAACAACCGTACAGGATGGTCCAATGCTGCATACGACAGTCTTATCGAGCTTGCCTCCCGGACTGCGGACAAGGATTCCAGATTTGCATTCTTCAGGGAGGCAGAAAAGATCCTCCTCTCCGAGCTTCCGGTCATCCCCCTCTATTTTTATACCAATGTCTACCTCCTGCATCCGTCAGTCAAAGGATGGGATCCGAACCTGCTTAACATCCACAACCTCAAATTCATAAGCCTCAAATAG
- a CDS encoding ABC transporter permease subunit — MIKFILRRIFLQTLPALFLTVTVAFFLIRLAPGGPFSSEKNISPEVIKQLNSHYGLDKPLLIQYFDYLKNICRGDLGPSFKYPGRTVAELIAEGFPVSVELGTYALLFSLLAGILAGLLAASKPGSARDFVSMILSTSGICIPSFVLGPLLVLLFGLKLGLVNVSGWNSMSDRLLPSFTLGMVYVAYIARLTRAGLLETMVQDYIRTARAKGIPERVVMLRHALRGALLPVVSFLGPAAAGLITGSFVVETIFSIPGLGRFFITAAFNRDYTMIMGTVVFYAAVIIFFNTIVDITLAILDPRLRSRLNEKT; from the coding sequence ATGATCAAATTCATTCTGCGCAGAATCTTTCTCCAGACACTCCCTGCTCTCTTTCTGACAGTGACTGTCGCTTTCTTTCTTATCCGTCTTGCGCCGGGAGGACCCTTTTCATCCGAGAAAAACATCTCCCCTGAGGTAATCAAACAGCTAAACTCCCATTACGGCCTGGATAAGCCTTTACTGATACAGTATTTTGACTACCTTAAAAATATCTGCAGAGGAGATCTTGGTCCCTCGTTTAAATATCCGGGACGAACTGTTGCGGAGCTTATCGCCGAGGGATTTCCGGTTTCTGTGGAACTTGGCACCTATGCGCTTCTCTTTTCACTTCTGGCTGGAATCCTTGCCGGCCTCCTCGCGGCTTCCAAACCAGGATCCGCAAGAGACTTCGTCTCGATGATTCTCAGCACAAGCGGTATCTGCATTCCCTCCTTTGTACTTGGCCCTTTACTTGTGCTTCTGTTCGGATTGAAACTGGGTCTTGTAAATGTCTCCGGATGGAACAGCATGTCAGATCGCCTGCTGCCATCATTTACCCTCGGGATGGTCTATGTGGCATACATCGCCCGTCTTACCAGAGCAGGGCTTCTGGAGACAATGGTTCAGGATTATATCCGCACTGCCAGAGCCAAGGGTATCCCCGAAAGAGTGGTCATGCTAAGGCACGCCCTCCGGGGTGCACTTCTTCCTGTTGTCTCATTTCTGGGTCCCGCAGCAGCAGGCCTTATCACAGGATCGTTCGTTGTGGAGACAATCTTCTCCATCCCGGGTCTGGGTCGATTTTTCATCACTGCAGCCTTCAACCGTGACTACACGATGATAATGGGAACTGTGGTGTTTTATGCCGCAGTGATAATCTTTTTCAATACCATTGTCGATATAACCCTGGCGATTCTTGACCCCAGACTCAGGAGCAGACTCAATGAAAAAACCTGA
- a CDS encoding ABC transporter permease subunit has translation MKKPEKVETVNGNSLWRDALRRFLRNKPAMIGLIVLSVLLTLCILAPLIAPYSVDAQDLSLGASPPGRSHFLGSDILGRDLFSRILYGGQISFAVGLCATLVSVLIGVSWGAIAGWVGGRTDVVMMRIVDIAYAFPFTIFVIILMVFFERSLLLLFAAIGAVEWLTMARIVRGQVMALKNQEFIDAAIGLGLSNFRIITRHILPNITGPIIVYATLTIPAVMLLEAFLSFLGLGVQPPASSWGILIREGAESMEEYPWLLIFPGAVLSATLFALNFIGDGLRDALDPRSSKE, from the coding sequence ATGAAAAAACCTGAGAAAGTGGAAACTGTAAACGGAAACTCCCTCTGGAGAGATGCACTCCGCAGGTTTTTGAGAAATAAACCGGCGATGATCGGGTTGATCGTTCTCTCTGTTCTATTGACATTGTGTATACTTGCCCCTCTTATCGCCCCTTACTCTGTCGATGCCCAGGACCTCTCTCTTGGAGCCTCTCCTCCCGGCCGCAGCCATTTTTTAGGCAGCGATATTCTGGGAAGGGATCTTTTCAGCCGCATCCTTTACGGGGGACAAATCTCCTTTGCCGTGGGCCTTTGCGCCACACTGGTATCTGTTCTGATTGGGGTAAGCTGGGGGGCAATCGCAGGATGGGTCGGGGGACGGACAGATGTTGTCATGATGAGAATAGTGGATATAGCTTACGCCTTTCCCTTTACGATTTTTGTAATCATCCTGATGGTCTTTTTTGAGCGCAGCCTGCTTCTTCTCTTTGCCGCAATCGGGGCTGTGGAGTGGCTCACCATGGCCAGGATTGTAAGGGGGCAGGTGATGGCTTTGAAAAACCAGGAGTTTATCGATGCAGCAATCGGGCTTGGACTCTCGAATTTCAGGATTATTACACGTCATATTCTTCCGAATATTACCGGACCGATCATAGTGTATGCCACATTGACCATTCCGGCAGTGATGCTTCTTGAGGCGTTTCTGAGTTTTCTGGGTCTGGGTGTTCAGCCGCCCGCCAGTTCATGGGGAATTCTGATCCGTGAAGGAGCAGAGTCGATGGAGGAGTATCCATGGCTGCTTATCTTTCCCGGTGCAGTACTCTCGGCCACACTTTTCGCACTGAATTTTATCGGGGATGGGCTCCGTGATGCACTTGACCCCCGCTCATCAAAGGAGTAG
- a CDS encoding ABC transporter ATP-binding protein encodes MVLLDVRNLRTSFKLRGTTLNAVNGVSFSLTRGETLGIVGESGSGKTVLCHSIMGLLQKPPAHISGSAIFGTLDLVSCSDKEIRKVRGDRISMIFQDPQAAFNPYLRICDQLIEPLLYHRKLSRKSAMNHALSMLDKTGIPDPSSRIRSYPHEFSGGMLQRAMIAMALVTHPEILIADEPTTALDVTVQMQILQLLKDLQKQLSMSVIFITHNLGIVAGFCDRVLVMYAGRILESAPGDELFLNTAHPYTKALIRSVPSLGESSTELLSIEGTPPDLTKEIIGCPFAQRCPCRAEICTEGDMELYPAGDSHFTSCIRFLKGEITL; translated from the coding sequence ATGGTGCTGCTCGATGTAAGAAACCTGCGGACATCTTTCAAACTCAGGGGGACTACTCTGAATGCGGTAAACGGTGTCTCTTTTTCCCTGACAAGAGGAGAGACTCTGGGTATAGTTGGCGAGTCCGGGTCAGGGAAAACAGTTCTCTGCCATTCAATAATGGGACTTCTTCAGAAACCTCCGGCACATATAAGCGGTTCCGCCATCTTTGGAACTCTGGATCTTGTATCATGCAGTGACAAAGAGATCCGGAAAGTGAGAGGAGACCGTATAAGCATGATTTTCCAGGATCCCCAGGCAGCATTCAATCCCTACCTGAGGATTTGTGACCAGTTGATCGAGCCGCTGCTTTATCACAGAAAGCTGAGCCGTAAAAGTGCCATGAACCACGCCCTCTCCATGCTTGACAAGACCGGAATCCCCGACCCTTCGTCACGAATCCGCTCTTACCCCCATGAGTTTTCAGGCGGGATGCTCCAGAGAGCGATGATCGCCATGGCTCTTGTAACGCATCCGGAAATTCTTATCGCTGATGAGCCCACGACTGCGCTGGATGTAACAGTACAGATGCAGATTCTTCAACTGCTGAAAGATCTTCAGAAACAGCTTTCGATGTCTGTCATTTTCATAACCCACAATCTGGGAATAGTGGCTGGTTTCTGTGACAGGGTGCTTGTGATGTACGCAGGAAGGATTCTGGAGTCGGCACCAGGTGATGAACTCTTTCTTAACACAGCACATCCCTACACAAAGGCTCTTATCCGCAGTGTGCCCTCTCTGGGAGAGAGCTCCACAGAGCTACTCAGTATCGAGGGAACTCCGCCTGACCTTACAAAAGAGATTATCGGTTGTCCCTTTGCCCAGAGATGTCCCTGCAGGGCGGAAATCTGCACGGAAGGAGACATGGAGCTTTACCCGGCAGGAGATTCCCATTTCACCTCATGTATTCGCTTTCTGAAAGGAGAGATAACGCTGTGA
- a CDS encoding ABC transporter ATP-binding protein: MYSLSERRDNAVTGETLLEVKNLTVSFPSEKRGIKTLAVDNVSLCIYKGETLGLVGESGCGKTTLGRAVCLLRKADRGSIIFDNKDFLKLRGDKLKKERRRIQMIFQNPYSSLNPRMTVLDILSEALVAGKGIPPVECSEAAASLMRQTGLDPAVIRKFPHEFSGGQRQRIAIARALAAGPSLVIADEPVSSLDVSVAAQILTLLRRLRESMGLTMLFISHDLSIVRYMSQRTAVMFKGRIVESGSTDLLFRNPAHPYTRMLLDSVPVPDPSKKILSRFSVPQHSTSLMSTGGCPFRPRCSISFERCALEVPELAPVGDGHLCACFRAHGEA, translated from the coding sequence ATGTATTCGCTTTCTGAAAGGAGAGATAACGCTGTGACAGGAGAAACTCTTCTTGAGGTGAAAAATCTCACCGTTTCTTTTCCATCAGAGAAAAGAGGCATAAAAACACTGGCCGTAGACAACGTCTCACTCTGTATTTATAAAGGAGAAACACTGGGACTTGTGGGAGAATCCGGCTGTGGAAAGACCACTCTTGGCAGGGCAGTTTGCCTTCTGAGAAAAGCTGACAGAGGCAGCATAATCTTTGACAACAAAGATTTTCTGAAACTCAGGGGAGACAAGCTTAAAAAAGAACGCAGACGGATACAGATGATATTTCAGAACCCGTATTCATCACTCAACCCCCGCATGACCGTTCTGGATATACTTTCCGAGGCACTTGTTGCTGGTAAGGGTATCCCTCCTGTAGAGTGCTCAGAGGCAGCCGCCTCTCTTATGAGACAGACCGGACTGGATCCTGCTGTGATCCGCAAATTTCCCCATGAGTTTTCAGGTGGACAGCGTCAGAGAATCGCCATCGCCAGAGCACTTGCAGCGGGTCCATCGCTTGTTATCGCCGATGAACCTGTGTCCTCACTCGATGTCTCCGTTGCAGCGCAGATTCTTACTCTTCTGCGCAGATTAAGAGAGAGCATGGGTCTTACAATGCTTTTTATCTCTCACGACCTCTCGATTGTCAGGTATATGTCACAGAGAACCGCGGTGATGTTCAAGGGAAGAATTGTGGAGAGCGGGAGCACAGATCTTCTCTTCAGAAACCCTGCGCACCCTTACACAAGGATGCTGCTCGATTCTGTTCCAGTCCCGGATCCGTCAAAGAAAATTCTCTCCAGATTCTCGGTACCGCAGCATTCAACTTCTCTCATGAGTACAGGCGGCTGTCCGTTCCGTCCCAGGTGTTCAATCTCTTTTGAGCGATGTGCTCTTGAAGTGCCGGAACTGGCACCGGTTGGCGATGGTCATCTGTGTGCGTGTTTCAGAGCACATGGAGAGGCTTGA
- a CDS encoding GNAT family N-acetyltransferase has protein sequence MDMLELQLPALEHKAAANDFKDEFLKNGETVINGSALFDQMEYGQWLEINTKNRQSSTADSNWVPATTFFAVRKHDQKIVGMIDIRHNLNNEFLAQYGGHIGFSVRPCERKKGYGTEILRMGLLYAKSLGIKKVMLGCFSDNLPSARTIEKCGGILTETKKYLDNQVYHIDDMMEKFINIYWIDL, from the coding sequence ATGGATATGTTAGAATTACAGTTACCGGCTTTAGAGCATAAAGCGGCAGCCAATGATTTCAAGGATGAATTTTTAAAAAATGGTGAGACTGTCATTAACGGAAGCGCACTGTTTGATCAGATGGAATACGGGCAATGGCTGGAGATTAACACAAAAAACCGGCAATCAAGTACTGCTGATTCCAATTGGGTGCCTGCAACCACTTTTTTTGCTGTCAGAAAACATGATCAGAAAATTGTGGGGATGATCGATATCCGTCACAATCTGAATAATGAGTTTTTAGCTCAGTATGGCGGCCATATCGGCTTTTCGGTTCGTCCATGTGAAAGGAAAAAGGGTTACGGAACAGAAATATTAAGAATGGGATTATTATACGCAAAATCTCTGGGCATCAAAAAGGTGATGCTGGGGTGTTTTTCAGATAACCTGCCCTCTGCCAGAACTATAGAAAAATGCGGAGGCATTCTCACAGAAACAAAAAAATACTTGGATAACCAGGTTTATCATATTGACGACATGATGGAAAAATTTATCAATATCTACTGGATTGATCTGTAA
- a CDS encoding twitching motility protein PilT — MVKKMRSSARLCLHGELTDFLPRKRKDPCRILFFDEGASIKDVIESSGIPHPEIDVLLVDGVSVDFSKKLRDGESIEAFPFSCFPNVTPLIHLQPPIPQNPAFILDVHLGKLTHYLRMMGFDSLYRNDFADREIVTLAHEQNRIILTRDRGLLKYRLVSHGYYVRSFEPQEQLREVAGRFGLCKRKHPFTICMECNGKLEPVQKQEIESLLEEKTVKYFNKFARCASCGRIYWEGSHHEKMIKRIQKICMENR; from the coding sequence ATGGTGAAAAAAATGAGAAGCAGCGCCAGACTCTGCCTTCATGGCGAACTTACTGATTTTCTGCCCCGGAAACGGAAAGATCCCTGTCGTATACTGTTCTTTGATGAAGGTGCTTCAATAAAGGACGTAATAGAATCCTCAGGGATTCCTCACCCGGAAATAGATGTTCTGCTGGTGGATGGGGTGTCGGTGGACTTTTCAAAAAAACTGCGCGATGGGGAGAGTATCGAGGCATTTCCTTTCTCCTGCTTTCCTAATGTTACCCCTTTAATTCATCTTCAGCCCCCGATTCCGCAAAACCCCGCGTTTATCCTAGATGTACACCTTGGCAAACTGACGCATTATTTACGGATGATGGGCTTTGATTCCCTGTACAGAAACGATTTTGCCGACAGGGAGATAGTTACTCTTGCGCATGAACAGAATAGAATTATCCTCACCAGAGATAGAGGCTTGCTGAAATACCGTCTTGTATCTCATGGTTACTATGTCAGATCCTTTGAGCCGCAGGAGCAGTTAAGGGAGGTGGCAGGGAGATTCGGTCTTTGTAAAAGGAAACATCCGTTTACAATCTGCATGGAATGCAACGGGAAACTGGAACCGGTACAGAAACAGGAGATAGAAAGCTTACTGGAGGAAAAAACAGTAAAGTATTTTAACAAATTTGCCAGATGTGCAAGTTGCGGCAGGATTTACTGGGAAGGAAGTCATCACGAGAAAATGATAAAGAGGATTCAAAAGATATGCATGGAAAACAGGTAA
- a CDS encoding YqgE/AlgH family protein, with protein MNQFFPGQTGDLAAEERVSRLSQGAVLLARDILQDPNFESSTVLICLHSKEGAYGLVLNRPSYMPLSEIFDGFKGLDLKREIFIGGPVQQEQLQVVQVTDEPMEGAFAIKPRVYMGGNWESIIQMIETDPSSTHLFLGYSGWGPGQLEEEIRAGAWDVYQVDLGRLLLDSQKLLFSDSGKLASYLEELKEQPG; from the coding sequence ATGAATCAGTTTTTTCCGGGCCAGACCGGAGATTTAGCAGCAGAAGAGAGGGTCAGCAGGCTTTCCCAGGGTGCTGTGCTTCTTGCCAGGGATATTCTTCAGGACCCCAATTTTGAATCCAGCACAGTGCTTATTTGCCTTCACAGCAAAGAGGGTGCATACGGGCTTGTCCTCAACCGTCCATCCTACATGCCTCTTTCTGAGATCTTTGATGGTTTCAAGGGGCTGGATCTTAAGAGGGAGATTTTTATCGGGGGCCCGGTCCAGCAGGAGCAGCTTCAGGTAGTGCAGGTTACAGATGAGCCGATGGAGGGGGCTTTTGCGATAAAGCCTCGGGTTTACATGGGCGGGAATTGGGAGAGTATTATTCAGATGATCGAGACTGATCCCTCATCGACACATCTGTTTCTCGGCTACTCGGGGTGGGGACCGGGGCAGCTTGAAGAGGAGATCAGGGCAGGGGCCTGGGATGTCTACCAAGTAGATCTGGGGAGGTTGCTTTTAGATTCCCAAAAACTTCTTTTTTCCGATTCCGGTAAACTGGCGTCCTATCTTGAGGAGCTTAAAGAGCAGCCTGGATAA
- a CDS encoding ribulose 1,5-bisphosphate carboxylase large subunit, with protein sequence MKTERFTVHYSIDAPDINTAEQIASDITVEQTVEIPFVCIPQKHFEEGLIGRIESLEAGEKCYHAGISFRSDITSFQVTQFLNVLYGNISLKTGIKVVDITFSPSFYSRFRGPALGIKGLRKLTGIYNRPLACTALKPMGLSIDGLVSMAESFTAGGIDLIKDDHGITDQEFHCFEERVTHCADAVERVNSSTGGNTLYFPCVSGTFDTVERQVQFAVSRGIKGILIAPMLSGPDTVRYLSEKYRITIMAHPAFTGSFFANRLSGIAPSVLLGKVFRLIGADISVFPNWGGRFPLSKDDCTGIAEALREESGWRGAFPCPAGGMNLSRLPEMISVYGKETVLLIGGALMQDNRGIEKSTSDFMERIRNIR encoded by the coding sequence ATGAAAACAGAGCGCTTTACAGTTCACTACAGCATTGATGCCCCGGATATAAATACCGCTGAGCAGATCGCAAGCGATATCACAGTTGAACAAACGGTGGAAATTCCCTTTGTTTGTATTCCTCAAAAACATTTCGAAGAGGGCCTGATCGGGAGAATTGAATCCCTGGAAGCTGGAGAAAAGTGTTACCATGCCGGCATAAGTTTCCGCAGTGACATTACTTCATTTCAGGTAACTCAATTCCTCAATGTTCTTTACGGAAACATCTCACTTAAAACCGGTATTAAGGTTGTGGATATTACATTTTCCCCCTCTTTCTACTCCCGTTTCAGGGGGCCGGCACTGGGTATCAAAGGACTGCGGAAACTTACCGGCATTTACAACCGTCCTCTTGCCTGTACAGCTCTGAAGCCGATGGGTTTGTCAATTGACGGACTGGTATCGATGGCGGAGAGCTTTACTGCGGGAGGAATCGATCTGATCAAGGATGACCACGGGATTACAGACCAGGAGTTTCATTGCTTTGAGGAACGGGTTACGCACTGCGCTGATGCTGTGGAGAGAGTAAACAGTTCCACCGGCGGAAACACGCTCTACTTTCCGTGTGTGAGCGGAACCTTTGACACAGTAGAAAGGCAGGTACAGTTTGCTGTGTCCAGAGGTATCAAAGGGATCCTCATAGCGCCCATGCTTTCCGGTCCGGACACAGTCCGTTACCTCTCCGAAAAGTACCGGATAACAATCATGGCCCACCCCGCCTTCACCGGCTCCTTCTTTGCCAACAGACTCAGCGGTATCGCTCCATCTGTACTTCTGGGAAAAGTTTTCCGCCTAATCGGTGCAGATATCTCTGTTTTTCCCAACTGGGGAGGGAGATTCCCTCTTAGTAAAGATGATTGTACGGGTATTGCAGAAGCATTAAGGGAGGAGTCCGGATGGAGAGGAGCATTTCCCTGCCCTGCGGGCGGAATGAATCTAAGCAGACTCCCGGAGATGATCAGTGTATACGGGAAAGAAACAGTTCTTCTGATTGGAGGCGCGCTGATGCAGGATAACAGAGGGATAGAGAAGAGCACATCCGATTTTATGGAGAGAATCAGAAATATCCGGTAA
- a CDS encoding PHP domain-containing protein codes for MLSVNTHINSPYSFSSFDSIEQVVKSAREEMISVLGISDTGTMDGFDEFEAACQGQGIFPLFNVEFETLSIDDQMRGYRWNDLYYPGKIYLCGKGLNRNPSLSTDTRNLMSSIWKGTQDRIWKVLSLLNEYLRVQGLDIDLTYNEIRRLYARNSVRGRHIARALYMTLIRKWSDPLKLHIAFKRLFNDTSFSADTSDAVAMQNEIHKRLLVNGKVAFVEKKHEGLLCVQEAKRIILEAGGIPCYLMQADEKAGLTECEKSVSGLARRLTEMGIYAIEFIPHRMSIDLMKEYALYFHQKGFCVTFGTGCNTFEYGSFVPVCRGNQAFDDELKKLSYQGACIVASNQEMHRRGLNGFVDEYGERVVKGGDLKRFIDTGDELIRSSIPREHMASEM; via the coding sequence GTGCTGAGTGTCAATACACACATCAACTCCCCTTACTCCTTCAGTTCATTTGACTCAATTGAGCAGGTTGTAAAATCTGCCAGAGAGGAGATGATTTCGGTTCTGGGAATAAGTGACACCGGAACCATGGATGGGTTCGATGAGTTTGAAGCGGCTTGTCAGGGACAGGGCATCTTTCCCCTCTTCAATGTGGAATTTGAGACACTCTCCATCGATGACCAGATGAGGGGGTATCGCTGGAATGATCTCTATTATCCCGGAAAAATCTATCTCTGCGGCAAAGGCCTTAACAGGAATCCCTCTCTTTCCACTGATACCAGAAACCTGATGAGTTCCATCTGGAAAGGAACCCAGGACAGGATCTGGAAGGTGCTCTCGCTTCTTAATGAATACCTTAGAGTTCAGGGTCTGGATATTGACCTGACCTATAATGAAATTCGCAGGCTGTATGCCAGAAACTCTGTGCGGGGCCGTCACATTGCCAGAGCTCTTTACATGACTCTGATCCGGAAATGGAGTGATCCCCTGAAACTCCATATTGCTTTCAAGAGGCTCTTTAACGATACCTCTTTTTCAGCCGATACCTCCGACGCGGTAGCGATGCAGAATGAGATACACAAAAGGCTCCTTGTAAACGGAAAAGTTGCCTTTGTAGAGAAAAAGCATGAAGGGTTACTTTGTGTGCAGGAGGCTAAAAGGATAATTCTTGAAGCCGGGGGTATCCCTTGCTACCTGATGCAGGCTGATGAGAAGGCGGGGCTTACAGAGTGTGAAAAATCGGTTTCAGGTCTGGCCAGAAGACTCACAGAAATGGGAATTTACGCCATAGAATTCATCCCGCATCGGATGTCAATTGACCTGATGAAAGAGTATGCCCTTTATTTTCATCAGAAAGGTTTCTGTGTTACATTCGGTACAGGATGCAACACTTTTGAGTACGGATCCTTTGTGCCTGTGTGCAGGGGTAATCAGGCTTTCGATGATGAACTGAAAAAACTCTCATATCAGGGTGCCTGCATTGTGGCGTCAAACCAGGAGATGCACAGACGGGGGTTGAACGGATTCGTTGATGAATATGGAGAGAGGGTAGTGAAAGGTGGTGATCTGAAGAGATTTATTGATACCGGTGATGAACTGATCAGAAGTTCGATCCCTAGAGAACACATGGCTTCTGAGATGTAA
- a CDS encoding rhomboid family intramembrane serine protease, which translates to MFPLRDENPTLRASLVTYLIILVNILVWVFIQGMGSEPSLINSVCKLGLIPGELLGKVSEGHRVPLGRNLVCILDGKADWYTLVSHMFAHGGWFHIIGNLWFLAIFGDNVEDSMGRIKFLFFYLLCGLAAAATQIWTNPSSTIPMVGASGAIGGVMGAYAVLYPRSPVHMLVIFGIFIDRVIVPAYFMLAYWFLIQLLSAIPTLGGAEGGVAFWAHVGGFLAGVILIPFFKDKKRVEAHRKVVFRRWGR; encoded by the coding sequence ATGTTTCCTCTTCGCGATGAAAACCCGACACTGAGAGCCTCATTAGTAACTTATCTGATAATCCTTGTAAATATTCTTGTCTGGGTATTCATTCAGGGGATGGGTTCCGAACCATCCCTGATCAACTCAGTCTGTAAACTGGGTCTTATTCCGGGAGAACTTCTTGGCAAGGTAAGTGAAGGACACAGGGTTCCCCTTGGTCGTAATCTGGTATGTATTCTTGATGGTAAAGCTGACTGGTACACACTTGTCAGCCACATGTTTGCTCATGGTGGCTGGTTTCATATTATTGGCAATCTCTGGTTTCTTGCGATTTTCGGGGACAATGTCGAAGATTCCATGGGACGCATAAAATTCCTGTTCTTTTATCTTCTTTGCGGACTGGCTGCAGCAGCCACTCAGATCTGGACAAATCCCTCTAGCACAATACCCATGGTGGGCGCATCAGGAGCTATCGGCGGGGTAATGGGAGCATACGCGGTTCTTTATCCAAGAAGTCCTGTGCACATGCTGGTAATTTTCGGTATTTTTATCGACCGGGTAATAGTACCGGCTTACTTTATGCTGGCATACTGGTTTCTAATCCAGCTTCTTAGCGCTATTCCGACACTTGGGGGAGCCGAGGGAGGAGTGGCGTTCTGGGCACATGTGGGCGGTTTTTTGGCAGGAGTAATTCTTATTCCATTTTTCAAAGACAAAAAGAGAGTAGAAGCACACAGAAAGGTGGTTTTCCGGCGCTGGGGCAGATAA